The Brassica oleracea var. oleracea cultivar TO1000 chromosome C6, BOL, whole genome shotgun sequence genomic interval GGTTTTTGTTGTCTCAAGGTTTTTGTTTTGAGAAAACACGGATAAAGCACGAATTTTTTTTAAGAACATGATTTAGGCAAATACATATTTTAGAGTTAATATTTTGATTATATAAATTAATAATTTTGTAAACATTTAGACTAGTATTTTACACAACACTTTTTAGACTTGTATTTATACATCCCGTCAAAATACGATATTTTTTTTCCTCGTGTATTAAAAATGGTGTAACTTTATAGTGGAGTTGAATTTTATTCTGAACCTATTTTTATTTTGAAGTAAAAATAAAGTATTGAACAAAAATAAATTCATTATTTTATTTACTGGATAAATCCATTTTCATTGTAGAAGGAAATAGAGTAGAATTGGAACATTCAAAACTTTATTTTAAAATGAAAAATGGAATGAGTTTGGAAATGTTCATTTACTTACCTCGCTGAGTCCGAGGGTCTTTTTTTTTTGAAACTTTGTATCCAAGGGTCTTGTGAACGTGTATTCAACTGTGCGTGTGTTGACATCTTCGTTTTATCTTCTCTTTGTGTATCGTGTTGATGCAGGGGAAGAAGAGGAAGGATACTGTGTGTATTGCTTTAGCTGATGACACATGTGATGAACCAAAGATTAGGATGAACAAAGTTGTCAGGTCGAACCTGAGAGTTAGGCTCGGAGATGTAGTCTCTATCCATCAGTGCCCTGATGTCAAGTATGGGAAGCGTGTTCACATCTTACCCTTAGATGATACCATTGAAGGGATTACTGGAAATATATTTGATGCCTACCTTAAACGTGAGTGTTTTCTCTTCCTTTATTTTACCATTGTCTTGATTGTTTGCAAATATTCTAGAAGTCGGTCTTTCATAAGTCATAACGCAAATGATTTTCTTAAAATTTGATTTATAATCTGATTTATGTAGTTAAAATCGGTTTAAAAATTTAAGGTGTTTGTGCTTATGTCTCCAGGGCCCGATATGAAATTTTGGGAGCCAGAAGCATTTGCCAAGAATTTTAATAATTCCGTCTCTGTATGTCTCTTAATGTTCTATGTTTAACATATTGGGTTTCTTGCATCTTGCCAGCTTATTTCTTGGAGGCATACCGCCCAGTGAGGAAGGGTGATCTTTTCCTAGTTAGAGGAGGGATGAGAAGTGTTGAGTTTAAGGTTATTGAGACCGATCCTGATGAGTACTGTGTGGTGGCTCCAGACACAGAGATATTCTGTGAGGGTGAACCTATAAAGAGAGAGGATGAGGAGAGGTTGGATGAAGTTGGTTACGATGATGTCGGTGGTGTTAGGAAACAAATGGCTCAGATTAGGGAACTTGTTGAGCTCCCTTTGAGGCACCCACAGCTCTTCAAGTCCATCGGTGTTAAGCCTCCTAAAGGAATCTTACTCTATGGCCCTCCTGGTTCAGGCAAGACACTGATTGCTCGTGCTGTTGCTAATGAGACCGGTGCGTTTTTCTTCTGTATCAATGGTCCGGAGATCATGTCCAAGCTAGCTGGTGAGAGTGAAAGCAACCTTAGGAAAGCGTTCGAGGAGGCTGAGAAGAATGCACCTTCCATCATTTTCATTGATGAGCTTGATTCCATTGCTCCAAAACGAGAGAAGACGCATGGGGAGGTTGAGAGAAGGATTGTTTCACAGCTCTTGACGCTAATGGATGGTCTTAAATCAAGAGCTCATGTGATTGTTATGGGAGCTACCAACCGTCCTAACAGCATTGACCCGGCTTTGAGAAGGTTTGGAAGATTTGACAGGGAGATTGATATTGGTGTTCCCGATGAGATTGGTCGTCTTGAAGTTCTCAGGATTCACACCAAGAACATGAAGCTCGCAGAAGATGTAATCTTCTGTTATATATATATATATATATATATATATATATAGTTATTATTCTTATTTTCTTCTGCCCTCGTTAGACTTGACATTGATTTGCTATTAAACAGGTTGATTTGGAAAGAGTATCTAAAGACACACATGGGTATGTTGGTGCGGACCTTGCGGCATTATGCACTGAAGCTGCTCTCCAATGCATCCGGGAGAAGATGGATGTGATTGACCTAGAAGATGAGGAGATAGATGCTGAGATTCTCAACTCTATGGCTGTGACTAATGAGCATTTCCAGACAGCTCTTGGTAATAGCAATCCTTCTGCTCTACGTGAGACGGTGAGTTCAATTTTTTGGTTTAATGTTTCTCAGTCTGTTAAGTACTTCCCTAGGTTTCACAAAAATATCAATTTATGATTATTTTTTGTTTGAAAAGTGTCATTTTATATTTTAAATATGGCATTACATATATACTCGATTTTTTTTTCCTTCTGGAATAACAAATAGATTTTTATTTTAATCATTTTTATTCAATTAGTTACACTATTAAATAAGAGTATTATTATATTTTGTAATTTTCTTAATATGCAAGAAATGTGTGAAAGTGAAAACGGATGGAGTATCTTATCAAACTGTTATTTTCTCCTACATCCAGGTCGTTGAGGTGCCTAATGTTTCTTGGGAAGACATTGGTGGTCTTGAGAATGTCAAGAGGGAACTACAAGAGGTAAGGAGTTTCAACATTCAATATCATTTTCAAATATTCGCATGTGAATAATTAATAATGATACTGGACTAATCTTATTCAAAATTTGTTATATTTTAGACTGTTCAATATCCAGTGGAGCATCCTGAGAAGTTTGAGAAGTTTGGTATGTCGCCATCTAAAGGAGTCCTGTTCTACGGTCCTCCTGGTTGTGGAAAGACCCTTTTGGCCAAGGCCATCGCCAACGAGTGTCAAGCCAATTTCATCAGTATCAAAGGTCCCGAGCTCCTGACAATGTGGTTCGGAGAAAGTGAGGCCAATGTGAGAGAGATATTCGACAAAGCACGCCAGTCTGCTCCTTGTGTTCTTTTCTTTGATGAGCTAGACTCCATCGCCACTCAGAGAGGGAGCAGCGTTGGAGACGCCGGTGGCGCAGCAGACAGAGTATTGAACCAGCTTCTGACGGAGATGGATGGTATGTCTGCTAAGAAGACCGTCTTTATCATCGGAGCAACAAACAGACCAGATATCATCGACCCTGCGCTTCTTCGTCCCGGTCGTCTTGATCAGCTCATCTACATTCCTCTTCCTGATGAGGAGTCTCGTTACCAGATCTTTAAGTCTTGCTTGAGGAAGTCTCCAGTGGCTAAAGATGTTGACTTAAGGGCTCTTGCGAAGTACACACAAGGGTTCAGCGGTGCAGACATCACAGAGATTTGTCAGCGTGCTTGCAAGTACGCCATCAGAGAGAACATCGAGAAGGTGTCCGAATCTTGAAACATAACGGCTAATCTTGAAACATAACGACTTATGATGTTTTTTTATTTGTTTGTTTAGGATATTGAGAAGGAGAGGAAGAAGGCAGAGACACCAGAAGCAATGGAAGAGGACGAGGAGGAGATTGCAGAGATAAAAGCTAGTCATTTTGAAGAATCAATGAAGTTTGCGAGGAGGTCTGTGAGTGATGCAGACATACGCAAGTATCAGGCTTTTGCTCAGACTCTCCAGCAGTCACGTGGGATTGGGAGTGAGTTCAGGTTCCCTGATGCGACAGGCACTGGAGGTGCAGCCGCCATGGCTGGTGGAGGTGACCCGTTTGCTACTGCGGGAGGAGCAGCTGAGGACGATGATCTCTATAGTTAAATAAATATGATCAGAGTCTTTTCTCTCTGTACTTTGTTCCCTAGAAAATCTTTAACTTGTTTCTGTCATGTTTTTATTTAGTGTTTTTGTATGTATAATGAATCTATTATATGGATGTATGAGGAAATAAATCTTATAGAAATGGAATCCTAAAGTTGAAAGACTGTGCATTAACATGATATAAAATCATCTCTCCAATCAATCCATAAACTCGCTCCAACTATAGTAAGTATGTAGACCACCCTGATACTGGGTGTAAATTTACTTTGTGCCTTTGTGCCTTTGTGGACTCAATTTTGAAATGGCTTTATTGTTTATGAGCCCATGCTGTATATTTAGTTCGGTCTTTATGCGTGGATTCGTTGTCGAGGCCTGTATTATGTTTATGTATTCAGATTTTCGGTGAAATGGAGAAAAGAGGGTTAGAATCTTTTTGTCTTGTCGTGGGTAATTTTGATAAGTAAAAACGAGCAGGTTTTACCTTGAGCCCGCCAGGTTCTGTCAGGCTGGACCATTTTCTTATTGTGTCAATCAATAAAAAATGAAACTGGACCTGCCTAGCTCATTTAGCAGGCAACGAAAATTTGTTGTCCTCTACGCTATATAGCCTGGTCCATTTAGCAGAAGATATAACAAAAATTTGTGCTTATACCCTCAATTTTTCACATGATTGAGTGAGACTTTGCACTCTTGATTATATTAGTTATGAATCTAGTGTTTTTTTTTCCAGCGAATCAGTGTTCATGATGAATCTTTTAGAATTTTGTATGCATACAATGACGTTAACCTTCAATTGCTCTATTTGTGGAAATTGAGAAAAGATTATGATTCGACACTTCTTTTTGTCGTTCTTCATTATTATATCATCACTTATTATTAGTTTTTATAAGAATTCATAAATAGTACGTATAGCTTCATAACAACTTAATAAAAAATTATAACACATTCCAAATATTCATCAGAACAATGGCGTGGGCGTGTAAATTAACCACTGTCTTTCTTATCTTTGTAGAATAAAAGATTGAATGGTCATTCGACAACACAAATGCTAATTTAAATGTAGTACAGAGTACACTAGAGCCATGCATTGTTCTAAACCCTCTAATGGTCTTAATTAACACTATTTCCATAGTATTTAGCATTGTGTATCCATGCTTTGCCGTATGATTAATCTGGGGTTCTTAGAGTGGGGTTCTTAGCGGAAGTTGCTAAGAACCCTATCCTAAAAACTTCGGGTTAATCATGCTCTAAGATTTCTTGACTGAGCCATTTATTAAAGTTTTTTTTCCTGAATTCTGTTAGAGCGAAGTGTCACCCCGCTCCAAACCCGGTCTGATATCTCAATCTGAGCAAAAATTGGTCCAGATCAAGTATCAGCAAAGCCCAAAAATGAACCATAGGTCCACATTGGTCTAAGCCCACCCCAGACCAAAAAAGTCTTGCATAACGAGTTCGGGGAGTCAAACCAAAACGTAAAGACTTTAAACGCATTAAAGACCACAATAAAAACACTTGATTCACGCCGGAGACCAAGCCGCAGTTGCGATACACTTTCAAGGACCTATAAAAGAAGAATGACAAGTTAAGGAAAGGGGATCTGATTCTCTTCATAACTAAGCTATAGTCTCAATACTCATACTCTCTTGTTCTTAAATACTCTTTATATTCATTGTTTACTCTTAATATTATCATCAATAAAACAAGCATTTTTCATAGTTGATCATAGCTCAGATTTTTTTTAGATAACCC includes:
- the LOC106296744 gene encoding cell division control protein 48 homolog D, with product MANQPESSDPKGAKRDFSTAILEKKKAVNRLVVDEAINDDNSVVSLHPETMEKLQLFRGDTILLKGKKRKDTVCIALADDTCDEPKIRMNKVVRSNLRVRLGDVVSIHQCPDVKYGKRVHILPLDDTIEGITGNIFDAYLKPYFLEAYRPVRKGDLFLVRGGMRSVEFKVIETDPDEYCVVAPDTEIFCEGEPIKREDEERLDEVGYDDVGGVRKQMAQIRELVELPLRHPQLFKSIGVKPPKGILLYGPPGSGKTLIARAVANETGAFFFCINGPEIMSKLAGESESNLRKAFEEAEKNAPSIIFIDELDSIAPKREKTHGEVERRIVSQLLTLMDGLKSRAHVIVMGATNRPNSIDPALRRFGRFDREIDIGVPDEIGRLEVLRIHTKNMKLAEDVDLERVSKDTHGYVGADLAALCTEAALQCIREKMDVIDLEDEEIDAEILNSMAVTNEHFQTALGNSNPSALRETVVEVPNVSWEDIGGLENVKRELQETVQYPVEHPEKFEKFGMSPSKGVLFYGPPGCGKTLLAKAIANECQANFISIKGPELLTMWFGESEANVREIFDKARQSAPCVLFFDELDSIATQRGSSVGDAGGAADRVLNQLLTEMDGMSAKKTVFIIGATNRPDIIDPALLRPGRLDQLIYIPLPDEESRYQIFKSCLRKSPVAKDVDLRALAKYTQGFSGADITEICQRACKYAIRENIEKDIEKERKKAETPEAMEEDEEEIAEIKASHFEESMKFARRSVSDADIRKYQAFAQTLQQSRGIGSEFRFPDATGTGGAAAMAGGGDPFATAGGAAEDDDLYS